A single region of the Halopiger xanaduensis SH-6 genome encodes:
- a CDS encoding amino acid-binding protein, producing MFDEIMEKFEGSPSQQAVIRLLLERGFSVNDDGRVVSGGIEIPNTGIAREIDVDRRVVDSTTDVILEDPELRRIFQNISQVPSLMDLAPVLDLTVLTITPDNAEQEGIVAGITGTLADNGISIRQTISEDPEFTDEPKLYLVTDQELPGDVITEIRDLEYVRKIELQ from the coding sequence ATGTTCGACGAAATCATGGAGAAGTTCGAGGGGTCGCCGAGCCAGCAGGCGGTGATCCGGCTGCTCCTCGAGCGGGGCTTCTCGGTCAACGACGACGGGCGGGTCGTCTCCGGCGGCATCGAGATTCCGAACACGGGGATCGCACGGGAGATCGACGTCGATCGGCGGGTCGTCGACTCGACGACGGACGTCATCCTCGAGGATCCCGAACTGCGGCGGATCTTCCAGAACATCTCGCAGGTGCCGAGCCTGATGGACCTCGCGCCGGTGCTCGATCTGACGGTGCTGACGATCACGCCCGACAACGCCGAGCAGGAGGGTATCGTCGCGGGCATCACCGGCACGCTGGCCGACAACGGCATCTCGATCCGCCAGACCATCAGCGAGGATCCGGAGTTCACCGACGAACCGAAGCTCTACCTGGTCACCGACCAGGAGCTGCCGGGTGACGTGATCACCGAGATTCGGGACCTCGAGTACGTGCGCAAGATCGAACTGCAGTAG
- a CDS encoding DUF7522 family protein codes for MEDIDIDPELADEIMSVCRTTVGDELRSVTYFSEDAVDQLYLRSDLEQTADLVGFAEHERMGFRSQSAYRNTQLGDYEATIRMFENGYLSRVIRGEHGVWVTTDDMSMERFEELTSALKQVLDDA; via the coding sequence ATGGAGGACATCGACATCGATCCCGAACTGGCCGACGAGATCATGTCCGTCTGTCGAACGACGGTCGGCGACGAACTCCGCAGCGTCACGTACTTCAGCGAGGACGCGGTCGATCAGCTCTACCTCCGGTCGGACTTGGAGCAGACCGCCGACCTCGTCGGCTTCGCCGAACACGAGCGGATGGGCTTTCGCTCGCAGTCGGCCTACCGCAACACGCAACTGGGCGACTACGAGGCGACGATCCGGATGTTCGAGAACGGCTACCTCTCGCGGGTCATCCGCGGCGAGCACGGCGTCTGGGTGACGACCGACGACATGTCGATGGAGCGGTTCGAGGAACTCACGAGCGCGCTCAAACAGGTGCTCGACGACGCCTGA
- a CDS encoding IMPACT family protein: MSRTFETIAEPATAEFVVQGSEFIGHARPVDSVDAAEAFVEEVRAEYDDATHNVPAYRVRADADGELLRGYSSDDGEPSGSAGKPALNVLAQRDLENCAVVVTRYFGGTELGVGGLVRAYSRAVKDAVDAAGVVEERPHERVSIAVEYDDSGTVRGILESEGYEFDADYAADVTFDARVPLEEADALRDRLRSATSGRVDLE, encoded by the coding sequence GTGAGCCGAACGTTCGAGACGATCGCCGAGCCCGCGACCGCGGAGTTCGTCGTGCAGGGTTCGGAGTTCATCGGCCACGCTCGACCCGTCGACTCCGTCGACGCCGCGGAGGCCTTCGTCGAGGAGGTTCGCGCCGAGTACGACGATGCCACCCACAACGTCCCCGCCTACCGGGTGCGGGCCGACGCCGACGGCGAACTCCTGCGGGGGTACTCGAGCGACGACGGCGAGCCGTCCGGCTCGGCGGGGAAGCCGGCGCTGAACGTCCTCGCCCAGCGCGACCTCGAGAACTGCGCGGTCGTCGTCACTCGCTACTTCGGCGGCACCGAACTCGGCGTCGGCGGCCTCGTGCGAGCCTACTCGCGGGCGGTGAAGGACGCGGTCGACGCGGCCGGCGTCGTCGAGGAGCGCCCGCACGAGCGGGTGTCGATCGCCGTCGAGTACGACGATTCGGGCACCGTCCGGGGCATCCTCGAGAGCGAGGGGTACGAGTTCGACGCCGACTACGCGGCCGACGTCACCTTCGACGCGCGCGTGCCCCTCGAGGAGGCCGACGCGCTGCGGGATCGGCTTCGAAGCGCGACCAGCGGACGAGTCGACCTCGAGTAA